The segment ATTTGTCAAGGCGGGACTTGCGTACAGCTTCTTGGATTCCTCTCTCGTGATCTTTCATCATATCTTCAATGTTACCACCAGGAGGCATCAAAGGACCTGAACAGTGCATTATGTTCTTCTTGCGCATGTATGTCTGAAACAACATATCAAGAAACATCTCAGAAGTCAATTGTCTAAAAGACAAGAGTTAAAAGAGTTATTACCGTTGTGGGTTTTCTTGAAGCCACGTTTTCCTTTTGGGAAGAGCTAGATAAGTAATCTCCCATTGTAGAAAGCACATTGTTAGACCGGCTAGCTCTCACCTCTCCTACATTGCTCTTAGAGCCACCATTCTTATTCCATGCCGCGCTTGGATGGATCATTGACTTGGTATCAGCAAAGCGTTTTCCACTCGGTTTCTTGAACCCAAGAGGAGTGTTGATTAAGACATTTGAATGGCCTGAAGCAAGGAACTCCGGTGTTATCTTGGAGTCTCTTAAACCTCTTCTCGCAGATTCGTGTCCACGCCACTTCACTGCTTCCGCTCTTTTCCTTCTCGCTTCTTCGTTTCGTTTCTTTGCATCCAGTTCCTTGCTTGGAGGATACTTAGGCAAACTTGATATGTGACAAGGGAGTGGCTCCGTTGTAAAAAACTAGAGAGGAACGTGAATGAGTAAGATAATCATTAATCAGTTGGGGGAGGAGAATCAAGAAAATGAGAGAGATCATTTACCTCGCTCATTAGAGTAGAAGAAGCTGAGCATCTTGTCTCTGGTTCTACAGAGAGAAGCTTGTCAAGGAGAGCCAAAGAAGAAGATGGTAAGTTCTTGAAAGTCTCTTGAAGCACACGCTTGTAAGGATGTTGCGGTCTGTAACTTGTCGCCTGTGGGAACTTTGTCGTCTCCCAGAATTCCTCTGTTGCTGAACCACACAGCTTAAATATCTTATGCATTTGCTCCACCTTCAAGATATTTAGTTTAAATCAGTGGAAATAGAGGATaaatctgaatcaaaagaaCTCTCACCTCTGTTCTTCCAGGCATGATTGGTTTTCCTACAAAGAGTTCAGCTAGAATGCAACCAACGCTCCAGAGATCAATGGCGGGTCCATACTCTGTAGATCCAAGTAGAAGCTCAGGTGCTCTATACCACAAGGTCACTACACGGCTTGTGAGCGGTTGATCACTATCCGGATTATAAAAACTAGCTAGACCGAAATCTCCAATCTTGAGAACTCCATCATTGTTCACCAAAAGATTCGAACCCTTGATGTCACGGTGAAGGATTCCACGGCTATGACAATGCTCTAGTCCACATAGCAGTTGTTTCATAAAACACTTTATCTAGAAGcaacacataaaaaaaaaaagtttagtgaATTTCATTGGCCAGAGAAGACAACAAGTTTGATGAAAGTAGTACTAATACCTGTGGCTCAGTGAATTTGACATGAGGCCTGAGGGCAAGGCCAGAAAGATCATGCTCCATGTACTCAAACACAAGGTGCAAGCTACCTGATAGCTTTGAAGTGACAATACACTGAAGCTTCATAACATTTGGATGGTCTAGCTTTCTCAAAATGTTGATTTCTCTAGCCATGAACCTCACACTCTCCGGATCCATATTAGCAAACCTCACCTTCTTCATCGCCACTATTTGGCCTGTCTCAAGATCCCTAGCCTTATACACAATGCTGTAAGTCCCTTGTCCTATCTGCAAAATACAATGTTCCATATTAACTATTAttacaatacaaaataaaaccaaaTCCTATGTGGTGATTCATCAGATAAATGAAAAGAGAGACTAACTTTGTCAAGCTTCTCAAAGGAATCTGCACGGCGAGGAACCCAACCTTTGATGGCTTCACCTGCTACAGAGGTCAACCAATAAGGCCATCCAGCAGCAATAAGCTCTGCTTCTGCGCTACGAGGAACATTCGAAATAATCAACCCTTGTCCTTTGCCGTTGTCTGAGACTCTTCTTCCTCGATGAGACCTCGAAGGTCTCTCCACGATGACTGTTTTACCATCATGAATATCATCTACAGGAACAATCAAACCGCTCGCTCTTCTTCCACCACCGGAGCTTCCATCAACGGCTTTATGAGAGAAGTCGTCTTTATTTGAAGGCACAGAAGCAAGCAATTGCACTGAGGAAGATTTGTTCCAGTTTTCTTTCTGACGGTGAAAAACAacgttgtcttcttcttcttcttctgctgctCCTTTTGAGCATATGCAGCCCATAATAATTAAACCCTGCCTTGGTTCACACAATCAAGAATACATCTATCACCAGCAGAGATTCAGGGAGATAGATTAATCCAGATATATgcaaaatctatgtttttgcagtcagaaacaaaaaaaaagggtttctCCTAAACCCCAAAATGATTGTGAAGAATTTTGCaaatacaaaagaaacaaaGCCAGAAgggttttaagattcaagaggAAACAGGTTGTTTGTGTTCTTCTTACATAATCGTTTTTGCAACAGCAGCTTGTTGAAAACTGAAAAATAGGGgaaaataaggaaaaaaaagatattGTGAATCAGAAAGATGGAAAGCAAAATGATTCGAGATATGGTTTGAATGAGTAAATTCAGGAAAGCCCTTGATTCTTGGGACAAAAACGAATCACTAGAATAGTTCTTTCCATTTTCTCTTTCTTAAGAAATAGTCCAAAACCCGTTTTGCATGAAGGTGAGGTGAGATAGATTTTCTCATCATCGTATTTGTATTTGAGCATcggaaaattttatgttttgctttattacatatatatccGATTCATCTTATAACATTTTGAAAATATCATTTAGGTATTAATGCAAAACACATATGGAAAATTTGTATGAAATGAAATGAATGATAGTTACCAATAACCATGACcattttctaaatcaaaattcaAACTAAACACTTTTTCAGAAAATTCGATTTTGTCtccatttaatataaaactagATCATGATCTgcagattttattttaaattaattaaacaaattttataaattaattaaattttatataatgttaAGAAAGATTTTAGTTACATAACATTTATTTTATGTggctaatttaaataattataattgttttgtgtAATTACTGTTAAACATTTATCTTCggatcatatatattttgaaaattttcataactatttttgttattatatttattatttttaatggaccttcatataataatatatgtataagatattatttaatttattttttagttagtttaactattttctttaataaaacctttgtaatttatttaattcattgtatgatatatttttataaattttaattataattttttttatgtcaaTCTATTGCTTTTATTTATGTACAGTATTTAGTTTAATATGAAaggttatttaaattaaatgaatttaatttatatttatgaaaatataaattaaataatccaTTATTTAACTGATTGATATcgattaatattattttgtagtaTCTAAACCtgctaaaataaattataagtattttttcataaattattaGAGTATTTTAGtcaattgttttatttattaaataatatgaagaatattgataaaaagttataaaaaattgAGACATCTCTCTTATTAAAACTTGAACATTCCCTTGGAccccatttttttttgtcttaaattaaatacatacatatattgTAAAGTAATTATGGAAACAATAGTATACTAATATCTATGTTTTCAAATAACACAATTATTAATCATGTCTTCAAACAATATAAAACAGTAGGTCTTATTTTTTAAGAACttttatcaatttattttcaaattatttaatttatcacATTATTGACTAAAACATTCAAATCATTTCTGAAAAATGcaaaaatagtttatttatcTTTGCAGGTTTAGATACTACAAATAATTTCAATAAATatcaaatcaattaaattacagaattattttatttagctTGAGACTTTTCTCTCCTCTCTTAGAGAGAAAAAAGTTTATCTCTTCATCCCTCTTACCAAATCATAAATCTTTCAGAGGGAtgaagattttgtttttgtttgtatgaTATTCAATCATCAGATCAATGCTTTTGTTCCGGTTGCGGATTATACTTTCGCTTAGGCGATTTTGTTGGTTTTCAAACTATTTTGAAGCTGTTCTTCATTTTCAAGTTCTTATCttcgaaaataattttattttaacaaatcTTCAAACTTCCTCCTTCGAAAAAACATTTCAATCCCGTTTAGTTTTTATGTCGGATTTTATCTTCTTCCAATTAtcctaatatattttgtttatggGTGTTAATCTTTACCCTCACTTGTTGTGTGAGCCATGACATGGGCATCTGAGAAAAGTTTCCTTGGTGCAAAGTATTATGTGTTTGTGGATTGATCTCGACTGATTTCTCAGAGATTTAGTAAAATCGGCATCTCTGATGGTCCAATAAAAGTTTCTTACAatcaaaatcgagttttcccaaTTCTTATCAATTAGAGATGAAAAATCCGGCTAAAAACAGCAGTTAGGGCGGAGGATTGGAGATCTATTTGATCGGGATCTAGTGAGAAAGACAAGGATGCAAGCAATAGGCTGCAAAGAAACGATATGATTAGTGCCGTATTTTACAGCGGAGAAACTCCTACGGTGACCGGAAAGGTTTACTCTCACATGAGAGACACGTGGAGAAGCATGTATTGCAAATGAAGCTCAAAATTGTAAACGTGGTGTGATAAGGATGTCCTTCGCGGACATAAAAGTAGGACTTCAGATCTGATTAAGttgtatctttatttttttgggcCTCTTGTATTTTTAAACCCGATCTATGTAGTTCTGCCCATTGGGCAATAATCAATGaaatattgacaaaaaaaattattttatttatattttattgaaaattacattcatttaaaattcaatagatttacatattaaaataaacaatgtatataaataaatgcAATAAATTGACATCaaacaaattttataataaacaatttatcaaaatatattatacaattaataaaataaattacataaatcTCATTAAAATTCAAAACGAAAAGATTTGAATTaactaaaaatcaaatttaaaatatcttacaaaatttcatattgaataaatacaaaataatatatatttatatatatatatatatcaatatacaAATACTCAAaagtaaaatgttaaaacattttgatttcgtaaattatattttgttaaatattttcagaCTTTAGAAGTCTATTAAAATGGTTTGTATGATTCGAAAAAGACATAATCGGCGTCGTCGTGCGGATTCgacaaaaaaacacaaaaaattatattaacatTTATTTACTGTTCCTAATGAAAAACTCTTAGATGATGGGTTTCAATTTAGAAACAGATGAGTGataaatataatacaaataaaATCTCTCTTAACACTA is part of the Brassica rapa cultivar Chiifu-401-42 chromosome A09, CAAS_Brap_v3.01, whole genome shotgun sequence genome and harbors:
- the LOC103840050 gene encoding probable serine/threonine-protein kinase At1g09600 — its product is MGCICSKGAAEEEEEDNVVFHRQKENWNKSSSVQLLASVPSNKDDFSHKAVDGSSGGGRRASGLIVPVDDIHDGKTVIVERPSRSHRGRRVSDNGKGQGLIISNVPRSAEAELIAAGWPYWLTSVAGEAIKGWVPRRADSFEKLDKIGQGTYSIVYKARDLETGQIVAMKKVRFANMDPESVRFMAREINILRKLDHPNVMKLQCIVTSKLSGSLHLVFEYMEHDLSGLALRPHVKFTEPQIKCFMKQLLCGLEHCHSRGILHRDIKGSNLLVNNDGVLKIGDFGLASFYNPDSDQPLTSRVVTLWYRAPELLLGSTEYGPAIDLWSVGCILAELFVGKPIMPGRTEVEQMHKIFKLCGSATEEFWETTKFPQATSYRPQHPYKRVLQETFKNLPSSSLALLDKLLSVEPETRCSASSTLMSEFFTTEPLPCHISSLPKYPPSKELDAKKRNEEARRKRAEAVKWRGHESARRGLRDSKITPEFLASGHSNVLINTPLGFKKPSGKRFADTKSMIHPSAAWNKNGGSKSNVGEVRASRSNNVLSTMGDYLSSSSQKENVASRKPTTTYMRKKNIMHCSGPLMPPGGNIEDMMKDHERGIQEAVRKSRLDKSAVKKKKDIPVRACA